A genomic window from Nomascus leucogenys isolate Asia chromosome 10, Asia_NLE_v1, whole genome shotgun sequence includes:
- the ZSCAN22 gene encoding zinc finger and SCAN domain-containing protein 22 isoform X1, with product MAIPKHSLSPVPWEEDSFLQVKVEEEEEASLSQGGESSHDIAHPEAARLRFRHFRYEEASGPHEALAHLRALCCQWLQPEARSKEQILELLVLEQFLGALPPEIQAWVGAQSPKSGEEAAVLVEDLTQVLDKRGWDPGAEPTEASCKQSDLGESEPSNVVTETLMGGVSLGPAFVKACEPEGSSERSGLSGEIWTKSITQQIHFKKTSGPHKDVPTDQRGRESGASRNSSSSWPNLTSQEKPPSEDKFDLVDAYGTEPPDTYSGKRSSQCRECRKMFQSASALEAHQKTHSRKTPYACSECGKAFSRSTHLAQHQVVHTGAKPHQCKECGKAFSRVTHLTQHQRIHTGEKPYKCGECGKTFSRSTHLTQHQRVHTGERPYECDECGKAFSQSTHLTQHQRIHTGEKPYKCDACGRAFSDCSALIRHLRIHSGEKPYQCKVCPKAFAQSSSLIEHQRIHTGEKPYKCSDCGKAFSRSSALMVHLRIHITVLQ from the exons ATGGCCATCCCCAAGCACTCCCTGAGCCCAGTGCCGTGGGAAGAGGACAGCTTCCTTCAAGtgaaggtggaggaggaagaggaagccaGCCTCTCCCAGGGCGGAGAATCCAGCCATGACATTGCTCACCCTGAGGCTGCACGCCTGCGCTTCCGGCACTTCCGCTATGAGGAGGCATCTGGTCCACACGAGGCCCTGGCCCACCTCCGAGCCCTGTGCTGTCAGTGGCTGCAGCCCGAGGCGCGCTCCAAGGAGCAGATACTGGAGCTGCTGGTGCTGGAGCAGTTCCTGGGTGCGCTGCCCCCAGAGATCCAAGCCTGGGTGGGAGCCCAGAGTCCCAAGAGCGGAGAGGAAGCCGCTGTGCTGGTGGAGGATCTGACTCAGGTGCTGGACAAGAGAG GATGGGATCCAGGAGCCGAGCCCACAGAGGCAAGCTGCAAGCAGAGCGACCTGGGAGAGTCAGAGCCATCAAATGTGGTCACTGAGACCCTCATGGGAGGTGTTTCCCTCGGACCCGCCTTTGTCAAGGCATGTGAACCTGAGGGCAGCTCAGAGAGGTCTGGACTATCAGGGGAGATCTGGACAAAGTCTATCACACAACAGATCCATTTCAAGAAAACTTCAGGGCCTCACAAGGATGTCCCCACAGACCAGCGTGGCCGTGAATCTGGTGCCTCGAGGAACAGTTCTAGTTCGTGGCCAAACCTCACCTCCCAAGAGAAGCCTCCTTCAGAAGACAAATTTGATCTGGTGGATGCTTATGGGACAGAGCCTCCAGACACCTACTCAGGGAAGAGGTCCTCCCAGTGTCGCGAGTGTAGGAAGATGTTCCAGAGTGCCTCGGCGCTCGAGGCACACCAGAAGACCCATTCTCGGAAGACACCATATGCCTGCAGcgagtgtgggaaagccttcagccGGAGTACTCACCTCGCCCAGCACCAGGTTGTCCACACAGGGGCGAAGCCCCATCagtgtaaggaatgtgggaaggccttcagCCGAGTCACCCACCTGACTCAGCACCAAAggattcatactggagagaaaccctacaaatgtgggGAATGTGGTAAAACGTTCAGCCGCAGCACTCACCTCACCCAGCACCAGCGGGTGCACACGGGGGAGCGGCCCTACGAGTGTGACGAGTGCGGGAAGGCCTTCAGCCAGAGCACGCACCTGACTCAGCACCAGCGCATCCACACCGGGGAGAAGCCCTACAAGTGTGACGCGTGTGGCAGAGCCTTCAGCGACTGCTCAGCCCTCATCCGACATCTGAGAATCCATTCTGGAGAGAAGCCATATCAGTGTAAGGTTTGTCCGAAGGCTTTTGCACAGAGCTCCTCCCTCATCGAGCACCAGAGGATCCACACAGGAGAGAAGCCTTATAAGTGCAGCGACTGTGGGAAGGCCTTCAGCCGTAGCTCAGCCCTGATGGTTCACTTGCGGATCCACATCACGGTACTGCAATGA
- the ZSCAN22 gene encoding zinc finger and SCAN domain-containing protein 22 isoform X2, with protein sequence MAIPKHSLSPVPWEEDSFLQVKVEEEEEASLSQGGESSHDIAHPEAARLRFRHFRYEEASGPHEALAHLRALCCQWLQPEARSKEQILELLVLEQFLGALPPEIQAWVGAQSPKSGEEAAVLVEDLTQDGIQEPSPQRQAASRATWESQSHQMWSLRPSWEVFPSDPPLSRHVNLRAAQRGLDYQGRSGQSLSHNRSISRKLQGLTRMSPQTSVAVNLVPRGTVLVRGQTSPPKRSLLQKTNLIWWMLMGQSLQTPTQGRGPPSVASVGRCSRVPRRSRHTRRPILGRHHMPAASVGKPSAGVLTSPSTRLSTQGRSPISVRNVGRPSAESPT encoded by the exons ATGGCCATCCCCAAGCACTCCCTGAGCCCAGTGCCGTGGGAAGAGGACAGCTTCCTTCAAGtgaaggtggaggaggaagaggaagccaGCCTCTCCCAGGGCGGAGAATCCAGCCATGACATTGCTCACCCTGAGGCTGCACGCCTGCGCTTCCGGCACTTCCGCTATGAGGAGGCATCTGGTCCACACGAGGCCCTGGCCCACCTCCGAGCCCTGTGCTGTCAGTGGCTGCAGCCCGAGGCGCGCTCCAAGGAGCAGATACTGGAGCTGCTGGTGCTGGAGCAGTTCCTGGGTGCGCTGCCCCCAGAGATCCAAGCCTGGGTGGGAGCCCAGAGTCCCAAGAGCGGAGAGGAAGCCGCTGTGCTGGTGGAGGATCTGACTCAG GATGGGATCCAGGAGCCGAGCCCACAGAGGCAAGCTGCAAGCAGAGCGACCTGGGAGAGTCAGAGCCATCAAATGTGGTCACTGAGACCCTCATGGGAGGTGTTTCCCTCGGACCCGCCTTTGTCAAGGCATGTGAACCTGAGGGCAGCTCAGAGAGGTCTGGACTATCAGGGGAGATCTGGACAAAGTCTATCACACAACAGATCCATTTCAAGAAAACTTCAGGGCCTCACAAGGATGTCCCCACAGACCAGCGTGGCCGTGAATCTGGTGCCTCGAGGAACAGTTCTAGTTCGTGGCCAAACCTCACCTCCCAAGAGAAGCCTCCTTCAGAAGACAAATTTGATCTGGTGGATGCTTATGGGACAGAGCCTCCAGACACCTACTCAGGGAAGAGGTCCTCCCAGTGTCGCGAGTGTAGGAAGATGTTCCAGAGTGCCTCGGCGCTCGAGGCACACCAGAAGACCCATTCTCGGAAGACACCATATGCCTGCAGcgagtgtgggaaagccttcagccGGAGTACTCACCTCGCCCAGCACCAGGTTGTCCACACAGGGGCGAAGCCCCATCagtgtaaggaatgtgggaaggccttcagCCGAGTCACCCACCTGA